One Fulvia fulva chromosome 12, complete sequence genomic region harbors:
- a CDS encoding Cytochrome P450 monooxygenase adrA, whose amino-acid sequence MVISYALDLFSRLPTWLALLITVVSLFYYSSSRKSIFPVVNVYPGDFTRRKAHAEYARNARSLVANGLRKHNGPVTLDTPSGPRIILPDSLTDWVKSNKDLNHQALIYHDFFGNYPGFEANAIIHNPDNIVIDTIKKKLSQNGRLVPIISEHVGAALDDVCGLDGDWHTLNWTPDTMSLVSRAAASAFVGPDLARDAEWQRMTTTYATGFFAAAFELKRWPSWTRPIVHWFLPGARTCRKLVKDVRNAMQVELDRRLVAAEAGSEEDFQDAIAWSQEIAAGRPIDHGGVQLAFAMAALFTTSEALRQVLIDICQHSNIIEPLRGEITDAIGATGLTQAALANMQLLDSVMKESQRLGPPSIVSLEREAVRDVFLPAGTRLPRGSIIAVASSGMWNSNLHHDPEKFDGYRYLRKVKDGDERTSFVSSTKEHNVFGMGNHICPGRFLAAVEIKLCLAHVLLQYDLRLQKGCEPKTVKNGIFQMVDPAVRLETRKRPEKTVFS is encoded by the exons ATGGTAATCTCGTACGCGTTGGATCTCTTTTCACGTCTGCCTACCTGGCTCGCTCTGCTGATCACAGTCGTATCTCTATTCTACTACTCGTCAAGCAGAAAGTCAATCTTCCCAGTCGTCAATGTCTACCCCGGAGACTTCACTCGAAGGAAAGCACACGCTGAGTACGCGCGAAATGCCCGATCTCTCGTCGCCAACGGTCTTCGAAAGCACAATGGACCCGTCACACTAGACACGCCATCAGGGCCTCGCATCATCCTGCCAGATTCTCTAACAGACTGGGTGAAAAGCAACAAGGACCTCAATCATCAAGCACTCATCTACCATGACTTCTTCGGCAACTACCCTGGCTTTGAAGCTAATGCTATCATCCACAACCCTGACAACATAGTGATCGATACCATCAAGAAGAAACTGTCGCAGAATGGACGATTGGTGCCTATCATTAGCGAGCATGTTGGCGCAGCGCTTGACGATGTTTGCGGGTTGGATGGCGACTGGCACACGCTGAACTGGACTCCCGACACGATGAGCCTGGTCTCGAGGGCTGCTGCTTCAGCATTCGTGGGGCCTGATCTCGCGCGAGATGCTGAATGGCAGCGTATGACTACGACGTATGCTACCGGATTTTTTGCAGCCGCCTTTGAGCTGAAGAGATGGCCAAGCTGGACGAGACCGATTGTTCATTGGTTCCTGCCCGGAGCTCGAACATGCCGAAAGCTGGTGAAGGATGTAAGGAATGCTATGCAAGTCGAACTTGACAGACGACTGGTAGCAGCAGAGGCAGGAAGCGAGGAAGACTTTCAAGATGCAATTGCCTGGAGCCAAGAGATCGCTGCTGGCAGACCCATTGATCATGGTGGAGTGCAGCTTGCTTTCGCCATGGCTGCCCTTTTCACAACTTCTGAGGCGCTGCGACAAGTCCTCATAGACATTTGCCAGCACTCAAACATCATCGAGCCATTGCGAGGGGAGATCACTGACGCCATCGGAGCGACGGGCTTGACACAGGCGGCGCTGGCGAACATGCAGTTGCTTGACAGCGTTATGAAAGAGTCGCAAAGGCTTGGACCGCCATCGATAG TCAGTCTCGAGCGTGAAGCTGTCCGCGATGTCTTCTTACCAGCCGGCACTCGACTTCCTCGCGGCTCGATCATCGCTGTTGCCTCTTCTGGGATGTGGAATTCGAATTTGCACCACGACCCGGAGAAATTCGACGGCTATCGGTATCTCAGAAAGGTGAAAGATGGCGACGAGCGTACATCTTTTGTGTCCTCTACCAAGGAGCACAATGTCTTCGGCATGGGGAACCACATTTGTCCAGGCAGGTTCCTTGCTGCGGTCGAGATCAAATTATGTCTGGCTCATGTCCTGCTGCAGTACGATCTCAGACTGCAGAAGGGGTGTGAACCAAAGACTGTCAAGAATGGTATTTTCCAGATGGTGGATCCGGCCGTGCGCCTTGAGACTAGAAAGCGGCCTGAAAAGACCGTCTTTTCCTGA
- a CDS encoding NAD-dependent epimerase/dehydratase terH, whose protein sequence is MIPTLSSTQRSRQQTLQIFQSALKSQTLKRFVLTSSSSARYTTSPKSKKPRTITAQDWNIDAVARAWASPPYTPDRFFDVYAASQTQSEHALWKALRECETDVVVNAVAPDSNFGPSLVSGHKSSTGKILYDAWKQSDGSMLRPFMDGGYRWLLDVRDSASLHVSALLDPDVQNERLLGYAHEYNGHQLS, encoded by the coding sequence ATGATCCCAACATTGTCGTCAACGCAACGATCGCGTCAACAAACACTTCAGATCTTCCAATCAGCGCTGAAGAGCCAAACGCTCAAGCGGTTTGTGCTCACATCATCTAGCAGTGCTCGCTACACCACAAGCCCAAAGTCGAAGAAGCCAAGGACTATCACTGCACAGGACTGGAACATCGACGCAGTCGCCCGAGCATGGGCTTCGCCACCGTATACGCCAGATCGCTTCTTTGACGTGTATGCTGCATCGCAGACGCAGTCCGAACATGCTCTGTGGAAGGCTCTGCGCGAATGCGAGACTGACGTTGTAGTCAATGCTGTGGCACCAGACAGCAACTTTGGACCGTCTCTTGTTTCCGGCCACAAGAGCAGCACCGGCAAAATTCTCTACGATGCTTGGAAGCAAAGTGATGGCTCCATGCTCAGGCCTTTCATGGACGGTGGTTATCGATGGCTGCTCGACGTCCGAGATAGTGCGAGCTTGCACGTATCTGCTCTACTGGACCCAGATGTCCAGAACGAACGCCTTCTTGGATATGCCCATGAGTACAATGGACATCAGCTAAGTTGA
- a CDS encoding FAD-dependent oxidoreductase oblC, translating into MPAAYAFAPTPLEGLHIVWYGTSHYEPVEEIENAILEAARAVQRTYNYTSPEEGGPRIVEFQNHSPTQLEVSVNAIKDRFYDKMNALQGETNTFWTGSAWESHGSSAIWNIMEYEVLPRILEALDQ; encoded by the coding sequence ATGCCAGCAGCGTACGCATTCGCACCAACACCACTCGAGGGCCTGCACATCGTGTGGTACGGCACATCGCACTATGAACCAGTCGAGGAAATCGAGAACGCGATCTTGGAAGCCGCCAGAGCTGTGCAGAGAACTTACAACTACACCTCGCCCGAAGAAGGCGGCCCCAGGATCGTGGAGTTCCAGAACCATAGTCCGACACAGCTGGAAGTCTCGGTCAATGCCATCAAAGATCGATTCTATGACAAGATGAATGCACTGCAAGGAGAGACGAATACGTTCTGGACTGGTTCGGCATGGGAGAGTCATGGTTCGAGTGCTATCTGGAACATTATGGAGTATGAGGTGCTACCGAGGATCTTGGAGGCTCTGGATCAGTAG
- a CDS encoding FAD-dependent oxidoreductase oblC, with protein MGKSVAVIEKQKRLGGHVNTYVDAATNTTFDYGVIIMVNITVVRDYFNFLGIPMGTFQGYVPDQKTLYADFAEETDVSPSYNETEVAAAVLGYAGQLQKYPYLASGYHLPDPIPEDLLLPYGEFLDKYNLSALTQTVWYINEGAGNILAQPTLYMLKYFGLLQAQGLAQVPGSRFVNANNDYQALYDSALTHLGEGINVFLDSIPTEVQRNETGVTVRACPPSGEKLIRAQKIVISIPPKVQKLEQFLGITENE; from the exons ATGGGAAAGAGTGTTGCTGTAATCGAGAAGCAAAAAAGGTTGGGTGGCCATGTCAATACCTATGTGGACGCGGCTACAAACACGACTTTCGACTATGGAGTCATCATTATGGTCAATATAACAGTGGTGCGCGATTACTTCAACTTCCTCGGCATCCCGATGGGCACATTCCAAGGCTATGTCCCTGACCAGAAGACCCTCTATGCGGATTTTGCTGAGGAGACAGATGTATCTCCTTCGTACAACGAGACCGAGGTCGCTGCAGCCGTGCTTGGCTACGCTGGCCAGTTGCAGAAGTATCCTTACCTGGCAAGTGGATACCATCTACCTGATCCGATCCCAGAGGATCTACTTCTCCCGTACGGCGAATTCTTGGACAAGTACAATCTTAGTGCATTGACCCAGACAGTGTGGTACATCAACGAG GGCGCTGGCAATATCCTGGCTCAGCCGACGCTATATATGCTGAAATATTTCGGCCTGTTGCAAGCGCAGGGTCTTGCGCAGGTACCTGGCTCTCGCTTCGTGAACGCCAACAACGACTATCAAGCTTTGT ACGACTCTGCTTTGACTCATCTTGGCGAGGGCATTAATGTCTTCCTCGACAGCATACCCACAGAGGTGCAGCGTAACGAAACTGGTGTCACCGTGCGAGCGTGTCCTCCGTCTGGTGAGAAGCTCATTCGTGCTCAGAAGATCGTGATTTCGATTCCGCCAAAGGTTCAGAAGCTTGAGCAGTTCCTCGGAATTACCGAGAACGAATAA
- a CDS encoding Sphingomyelin phosphodiesterase has protein sequence MIPSFRLAAAFCLPLLALTQTSPQTSALLKKLEGIESCAGCETLLVQLKGTALLGDTAFIDAVAGVCKLARAEDSDVCEGIAEAEGPVLAHALRAMSLPSHTSQLFCTAVLGRCDIPNVRPYNVTFPKPEPEATRPPPSGKKPLQFVHFSDIHVDHKYETGSNSNCSKPLCCRSYTPEDAPGNNSYPAGPNGDHMCDSPRSLEESMYHAIEAFAPNASFALFTGDIPDHAVWSIEKEDVKYSLRNAYDTMASILTIPVYGTVGNHEAAPTNSFPSHATVDPISSQWVYSILSKAWRKWLNNDSITASDYGAYAHHVPGTNLKVISVNTNLWYKLNLWVYEDTMQFDPNSQLAWLVSELQASEDVGERVYILGHMPPGVDDALRDSSNYFNQIVNRYDATIAAMWWGHTHKDHFEITYDDYENQRAEGARMVGFVAPSLTPTSGSPAFQVITVDPETFGVLDIETYAASLEHPEYQKSGPVWERQYSTKESYGPYLGVSGNGEELTPAFWHNLTEVFERDDEVFQAYFARKTRGWNVSPCVDECKKDEICQLRAAEAQYNCIKPAPRRFVMEMESGSREKQNDGEDCHGVSTGSILKEIADRHVKRGYKQDL, from the coding sequence ATGATACCTTCATTCAGGCTGGCCGCGGCATTTTGCCTCCCACTGCTTGCCTTGACCCAGACTTCGCCACAGACAAGTGCACTCCTCAAAAAACTTGAAGGAATCGAATCATGTGCCGGATGCGAGACTCTTCTTGTCCAGCTTAAAGGCACCGCACTTCTAGGCGACACAGCCTTCATCGATGCCGTCGCCGGAGTATGCAAGCTGGCGAGAGCAGAAGACAGCGATGTCTGTGAGGGCATCGCAGAAGCAGAGGGACCAGTCCTGGCACATGCCCTCCGAGCAATGAGTCTACCTTCCCATACTTCTCAGCTCTTTTGTACAGCAGTACTTGGCCGGTGCGATATCCCGAATGTCAGGCCCTACAATGTCACATTCCCAAAGCCTGAACCAGAAGCGACACGGCCTCCACCCAGTGGCAAGAAGCCTTTGCAGTTTGTGCACTTCAGTGACATACATGTCGACCACAAGTATGAAACAGGAAGCAACTCCAACTGCTCCAAACCACTTTGCTGTAGATCTTACACACCAGAAGACGCTCCCGGCAACAACTCCTACCCAGCCGGACCAAACGGCGATCACATGTGCGACTCACCCAGATCCCTCGAAGAGAGCATGTACCACGCCATCGAAGCGTTCGCTCCAAACGCTAGCTTCGCGCTCTTCACCGGCGACATCCCCGACCATGCAGTGTGGTCCATTGAGAAAGAAGACGTCAAGTACAGTTTGCGGAACGCTTACGATACAATGGCATCTATCCTCACAATCCCCGTCTACGGCACAGTCGGCAACCACGAAGCAGCACCAACCAACAGCTTTCCCAGTCACGCCACAGTTGACCCAATAAGCAGCCAATGGGTCTACTCCATCCTCTCCAAAGCCTGGCGAAAATGGCTCAATAACGACTCCATCACAGCCTCCGACTACGGCGCATACGCACACCACGTCCCAGGCACGAACCTCAAGGTCATCTCCGTAAACACCAACCTCTGGTACAAACTCAACCTCTGGGTCTACGAAGACACCATGCAATTCGACCCCAACTCTCAACTCGCCTGGCTCGTCTCCGAACTTCAAGCTTCCGAAGATGTCGGTGAGAGAGTGTATATTCTAGGCCACATGCCGCCCGGCGTCGACGATGCGCTGCGCGATAGTTCGAATTACTTCAATCAGATCGTGAACCGCTACGATGCTACGATTGCGGCGATGTGGTGGGGGCATACGCATAAGGATCATTTTGAGATTACGTATGATGATTATGAGAACCAGAGGGCGGAAGGGGCGAGGATGGTGGGGTTTGTTGCTCCGTCACTTACTCCCACTTCGGGCTCGCCAGCGTTCCAGGTCATCACCGTCGATCCTGAGACTTTCGGAGTTCTGGATATCGAGACGTACGCTGCATCTCTGGAGCACCCAGAGTATCAAAAGTCTGGGCCGGTATGGGAGAGGCAGTACTCTACGAAAGAGAGCTATGGACCGTATCTGGGCGTTTCGGGCAACGGGGAAGAGCTTACGCCCGCATTTTGGCATAATCTCACTGAGGTGTTTGAGAGGGATGATGAAGTTTTCCAGGCTTACTTTGCCAGGAAGACGAGAGGGTGGAACGTCAGTCCTTGTGTTGATGAATGTAAAAAAGATGAGATCTGCCAATTGAGGGCGGCGGAAGCACAGTACAATTGCATCAAGCCAGCGCCAAGGAGATTTGTCATGGAAATGGAGAGTGGAAGTAGAGAGAAGCAGAACGATGGCGAGGATTGCCATGGTGTTAGTACTGGGAGCATCTTGAAGGAGATTGCGGATAGGCATGTCAAGAGAGGTTACAAGCAGGACCTATAG
- a CDS encoding Tyrosinase, with protein MRFFTAVSALSVAFTSVSAHIAAPSGDAPTLQERQNGILVTTGAQGNIYPRLEIRQMKDNNPNQYTLLVLAMERWQQRNEGDQSSFFGVSGIHGVPRINYNNVGRCSSCQGADGYCTHDSIHFPAWHRVYLAHFEQEFLKVVRIIANEYPAGNARNTMVNAANVMRWPYWDWAAKPPAGRPHLPKIVSDFSVTVNAQQGTRTFNNPLFRYDFKSSAGMVYSPFTTWTRTYRYPNNNGPNAASDTNACINAFNNVQRTLQDQVYSLFTSCRDYAHFSNDNAGSSSTQCSNSLEGIHNTIHGVAGGPGSQSVSAGHMTYLSSAAFDPLFWLHHANVDRLFAMWQRINPNQYGGAQTAPHNTWTIAQGSRQDSNSPLTPFYKNTNGQFWTTNDVRDWANTFRYTYPEFSNSDGSAASINRYINGLYSPNGGRTAGSSKREAMPQLPDLSSIIPALNTSVLSGITDALADALDSNPLAAQNGSLYQYVANINTPRYKLGGSYSIYCFTGQPESEDPKTWTTAKNLAGLMGVMAQGGMEENPVIIAGSIPLTTSLSSLFDSGVLAGLTEAIIAPFLTANLNWRVMGPAGTSVDPGTIDGFVFSVVTSTAKQPADSNSLPVYSPFIDLIDVTKDQSGGANSTEQATAAQSGISSAMDAVSSTVSDVQEGVNSMLSSVM; from the coding sequence ATGCGCTTCTTCACCGCGGTCTCCGCCCTTTCTGTCGCTTTCACCTCCGTTTCCGCACACATCGCAGCACCTTCGGGAGATGCGCCGACATTGCAAGAGCGCCAAAATGGCATTTTGGTTACCACTGGTGCGCAAGGCAACATTTACCCACGACTCGAGATCCGACAGATGAAGGACAACAACCCGAATCAATACACTCTTTTGGTCTTGGCTATGGAGCGATGGCAACAACGGAACGAAGGCGACCAGAGCTCATTCTTTGGAGTCTCTGGAATTCACGGTGTACCGAGAATCAACTACAACAACGTAGGCCGATGCAGCAGCTGTCAAGGCGCTGACGGTTATTGCACACACGATTCTATTCACTTCCCCGCGTGGCACCGTGTGTATCTTGCACACTTTGAGCAGGAGTTTTTGAAGGTGGTCAGGATCATTGCGAATGAGTACCCAGCTGGTAACGCCAGAAATACCATGGTAAATGCTGCCAATGTTATGCGATGGCCATACTGGGATTGGGCTGCGAAGCCACCGGCTGGCCGACCACACCTGCCCAAGATCGTGTCCGACTTCTCGGTCACGGTCAACGCACAACAGGGTACCCGAACCTTCAACAACCCACTTTTCCGCTACGACTTCAAGTCATCAGCTGGCATGGTCTACAGCCCATTCACCACATGGACTAGGACTTACCGCTATCCCAACAACAACGGCCCCAACGCCGCCAGTGACACCAATGCTTGCATCAACGCCTTCAACAATGTTCAACGCACTCTGCAAGATCAAGTTTACTCTCTTTTCACCAGCTGCAGGGACTACGCACACTTCAGCAACGACAACGCTGGTTCGAGCTCGACCCAATGCTCCAACAGCTTGGAGGGCATTCACAACACCATCCACGGTGTCGCAGGTGGTCCAGGAAGCCAAAGTGTCTCCGCCGGCCACATGACTTACCTGTCCAGCGCCGCTTTCGATCCCCTGTTCTGGCTCCACCACGCCAACGTCGACCGTCTGTTCGCCATGTGGCAGAGGATCAACCCAAACCAATACGGTGGCGCTCAGACTGCTCCACACAACACCTGGACCATCGCCCAAGGCTCGCGCCAGGACTCCAACTCACCCTTGACTCCGTTCTACAAGAACACCAACGGCCAATTCTGGACCACCAACGATGTGAGGGATTGGGCCAACACTTTCAGATACACATACCCAGAATTCTCCAACAGCGATGGCTCCGCCGCCTCGATCAACCGCTACATCAACGGTCTCTACAGCCCCAATGGTGGCAGGACCGCAGGCTCTTCCAAGCGTGAGGCCATGCCACAGCTGCCAGACCTCTCCAGCATCATCCCAGCCCTCAACACCTCTGTCCTCAGCGGCATCACTGATGCTCTCGCCGATGCCCTCGACTCCAACCCACTGGCGGCCCAGAACGGTTCCCTCTACCAGTACGTCGCCAACATCAACACGCCCCGCTACAAGCTCGGTGGCTCTTACAGCATCTACTGCTTCACCGGCCAGCCCGAGTCCGAGGACCCCAAGACTTGGACCACCGCAAAGAATCTGGCAGGTCTTATGGGTGTCATGGCCCAAGGCGGCATGGAGGAGAACCCAGTCATCATCGCTGGCTCCATCCCTCTCACCACATCCCTCTCAAGCCTGTTCGACAGCGGTGTCCTCGCCGGTCTGACCGAGGCCATCATCGCGCCTTTCCTCACCGCCAATCTCAACTGGCGCGTAATGGGCCCAGCCGGCACCAGCGTCGACCCAGGCACGATCGACGGCTTCGTGTTCTCCGTCGTCACATCAACCGCCAAGCAGCCAGCAGACTCCAACTCCCTCCCAGTCTACTCGCCCTTCATCGACCTGATCGATGTCACCAAGGACCAATCCGGTGGTGCCAACTCGACTGAGCAGGCCACCGCCGCGCAGTCTGGGATCAGCTCCGCCATGGATGCAGTTTCGTCGACTGTCTCGGATGTCCAGGAGGGTGTCAACTCGATGTTGTCGTCGGTAATGTAA